One genomic region from Equus asinus isolate D_3611 breed Donkey chromosome 10, EquAss-T2T_v2, whole genome shotgun sequence encodes:
- the C8G gene encoding complement component C8 gamma chain isoform X6: protein MGGAAGQAEGCGLRPGAGWALRFLGSTGQWTLTWELAIPPSASPSPVMVTAAAMLPPRTVLLTLLLAAVSLGQRAQRPPRPLSPISTIQPKANFDAQQFAGTWLLVAVASSCRFLQEQGHRAEATALHLAPQGTAMIASTFQKLDGICWQVRQLYRDMGGPGRFQLQARGARGAIDVVVGETDYRSFAILYLERARRLSVKLYTRSLPVSDTVLSVFEQRVQGANLTEDHILFFPKYGFCEAADQFHVLDEVSR from the exons ATGGGCGGGGCTGCGGGCCAGGCAGAGGGTTGCGGTTTGAGACCCGGTGCCGGGTGGGCCCTGA GGTTCCTGGGCAGCACCGGACAGTGGACTCTGACCTGGGAATTGGCCATCCCGCCctcagcctcccccagccccgtcATGGTCACTGCCGCTGCCATGCTGCCCCCCAGGACTGTACTCTTGACTCTGCTCTTGGCCGCAGTCTCCCTGGGCCAGAGGGCTCAGAGACCCCCTCGGCCCCTGTCTCCCATCAGCACCATTCAGCCCAAGGCCAACTTCGACGCTCAGCAG TTTGCAGGGACGTGGCTCCTCGTGGCTGTGGCCTCCTCGTGCCGCTTCCTGCAGGAGCAAGGCCACCGGGCTGAGGCAACCGCATTGCACCTGGCTCCCCAGGGCACAGCCATGATTGCCAGCACCTTCCAAAAGCT ggatGGGATCTGCTGGCAGGTGCGGCAGCTCTACAGAGACATGGGTGGCCCGGGCCGCTTCCAGCTCCAAG CCCGAGGTGCCCGTGGGGCGATCGACGTGGTTGTTGGGGAGACGGACTACCGGAGCTTCGCCATCCTGTACCTGGAGCGGGCACGGCGGCTGTCGGTGAAGCTGTACA CCCGCTCGCTCCCTGTGAGCGACACAGTCCTGAGTGTGTTTGAGCAGCGGGTCCAGGGGGCCAACCTGACCGAGGACCACATCTTGTTTTTCCCTAAGTATG GTTTCTGTGAGGCTGCAGACCAGTTCCACGTCTTGGATG AAGTGAGCAGGTGA
- the C8G gene encoding complement component C8 gamma chain isoform X1 — translation MGGAAGQAEGCGLRPGAGWALRHGSRALPRSAGSRSDVQDEAEFMRSLAGAGDPGPGRRFEEGGGLTWTSWPGFLGSTGQWTLTWELAIPPSASPSPVMVTAAAMLPPRTVLLTLLLAAVSLGQRAQRPPRPLSPISTIQPKANFDAQQFAGTWLLVAVASSCRFLQEQGHRAEATALHLAPQGTAMIASTFQKLDGICWQVRQLYRDMGGPGRFQLQARGARGAIDVVVGETDYRSFAILYLERARRLSVKLYSLQTLSPEHPARRVCPTARSLPVSDTVLSVFEQRVQGANLTEDHILFFPKYGFCEAADQFHVLDEVSR, via the exons ATGGGCGGGGCTGCGGGCCAGGCAGAGGGTTGCGGTTTGAGACCCGGTGCCGGGTGGGCCCTGA GACATGGCTCCAGGGCCCTGCCACGAAGTGCAGGGTCGAGGTCAGATGTCCAGGATGAGGCTGAGTTCATGAGGAGCCTGGCAGGAGCCGGGGACCCTGGCCCAGGGCGGAGgtttgaggagggaggaggactgACGTGGACTTCCTGGCCAGGGTTCCTGGGCAGCACCGGACAGTGGACTCTGACCTGGGAATTGGCCATCCCGCCctcagcctcccccagccccgtcATGGTCACTGCCGCTGCCATGCTGCCCCCCAGGACTGTACTCTTGACTCTGCTCTTGGCCGCAGTCTCCCTGGGCCAGAGGGCTCAGAGACCCCCTCGGCCCCTGTCTCCCATCAGCACCATTCAGCCCAAGGCCAACTTCGACGCTCAGCAG TTTGCAGGGACGTGGCTCCTCGTGGCTGTGGCCTCCTCGTGCCGCTTCCTGCAGGAGCAAGGCCACCGGGCTGAGGCAACCGCATTGCACCTGGCTCCCCAGGGCACAGCCATGATTGCCAGCACCTTCCAAAAGCT ggatGGGATCTGCTGGCAGGTGCGGCAGCTCTACAGAGACATGGGTGGCCCGGGCCGCTTCCAGCTCCAAG CCCGAGGTGCCCGTGGGGCGATCGACGTGGTTGTTGGGGAGACGGACTACCGGAGCTTCGCCATCCTGTACCTGGAGCGGGCACGGCGGCTGTCGGTGAAGCTGTACA GCCTGCAGACCCTGTCCCCAGAGCACCCTGCCCGCCGTGTGTGTCCCACAGCCCGCTCGCTCCCTGTGAGCGACACAGTCCTGAGTGTGTTTGAGCAGCGGGTCCAGGGGGCCAACCTGACCGAGGACCACATCTTGTTTTTCCCTAAGTATG GTTTCTGTGAGGCTGCAGACCAGTTCCACGTCTTGGATG AAGTGAGCAGGTGA
- the C8G gene encoding complement component C8 gamma chain isoform X2: protein MGGAAGQAEGCGLRPGAGWALRHGSRALPRSAGSRSDVQDEAEFMRSLAGAGDPGPGRRFEEGGGLTWTSWPGFLGSTGQWTLTWELAIPPSASPSPVMVTAAAMLPPRTVLLTLLLAAVSLGQRAQRPPRPLSPISTIQPKANFDAQQFAGTWLLVAVASSCRFLQEQGHRAEATALHLAPQGTAMIASTFQKLDGICWQVRQLYRDMGGPGRFQLQARGARGAIDVVVGETDYRSFAILYLERARRLSVKLYSTSTSRSLPVSDTVLSVFEQRVQGANLTEDHILFFPKYGFCEAADQFHVLDEVSR, encoded by the exons ATGGGCGGGGCTGCGGGCCAGGCAGAGGGTTGCGGTTTGAGACCCGGTGCCGGGTGGGCCCTGA GACATGGCTCCAGGGCCCTGCCACGAAGTGCAGGGTCGAGGTCAGATGTCCAGGATGAGGCTGAGTTCATGAGGAGCCTGGCAGGAGCCGGGGACCCTGGCCCAGGGCGGAGgtttgaggagggaggaggactgACGTGGACTTCCTGGCCAGGGTTCCTGGGCAGCACCGGACAGTGGACTCTGACCTGGGAATTGGCCATCCCGCCctcagcctcccccagccccgtcATGGTCACTGCCGCTGCCATGCTGCCCCCCAGGACTGTACTCTTGACTCTGCTCTTGGCCGCAGTCTCCCTGGGCCAGAGGGCTCAGAGACCCCCTCGGCCCCTGTCTCCCATCAGCACCATTCAGCCCAAGGCCAACTTCGACGCTCAGCAG TTTGCAGGGACGTGGCTCCTCGTGGCTGTGGCCTCCTCGTGCCGCTTCCTGCAGGAGCAAGGCCACCGGGCTGAGGCAACCGCATTGCACCTGGCTCCCCAGGGCACAGCCATGATTGCCAGCACCTTCCAAAAGCT ggatGGGATCTGCTGGCAGGTGCGGCAGCTCTACAGAGACATGGGTGGCCCGGGCCGCTTCCAGCTCCAAG CCCGAGGTGCCCGTGGGGCGATCGACGTGGTTGTTGGGGAGACGGACTACCGGAGCTTCGCCATCCTGTACCTGGAGCGGGCACGGCGGCTGTCGGTGAAGCTGTACAGTACGTCCACAT CCCGCTCGCTCCCTGTGAGCGACACAGTCCTGAGTGTGTTTGAGCAGCGGGTCCAGGGGGCCAACCTGACCGAGGACCACATCTTGTTTTTCCCTAAGTATG GTTTCTGTGAGGCTGCAGACCAGTTCCACGTCTTGGATG AAGTGAGCAGGTGA
- the C8G gene encoding complement component C8 gamma chain isoform X5, which yields MGGAAGQAEGCGLRPGAGWALRFLGSTGQWTLTWELAIPPSASPSPVMVTAAAMLPPRTVLLTLLLAAVSLGQRAQRPPRPLSPISTIQPKANFDAQQFAGTWLLVAVASSCRFLQEQGHRAEATALHLAPQGTAMIASTFQKLDGICWQVRQLYRDMGGPGRFQLQARGARGAIDVVVGETDYRSFAILYLERARRLSVKLYSTSTSRSLPVSDTVLSVFEQRVQGANLTEDHILFFPKYGFCEAADQFHVLDEVSR from the exons ATGGGCGGGGCTGCGGGCCAGGCAGAGGGTTGCGGTTTGAGACCCGGTGCCGGGTGGGCCCTGA GGTTCCTGGGCAGCACCGGACAGTGGACTCTGACCTGGGAATTGGCCATCCCGCCctcagcctcccccagccccgtcATGGTCACTGCCGCTGCCATGCTGCCCCCCAGGACTGTACTCTTGACTCTGCTCTTGGCCGCAGTCTCCCTGGGCCAGAGGGCTCAGAGACCCCCTCGGCCCCTGTCTCCCATCAGCACCATTCAGCCCAAGGCCAACTTCGACGCTCAGCAG TTTGCAGGGACGTGGCTCCTCGTGGCTGTGGCCTCCTCGTGCCGCTTCCTGCAGGAGCAAGGCCACCGGGCTGAGGCAACCGCATTGCACCTGGCTCCCCAGGGCACAGCCATGATTGCCAGCACCTTCCAAAAGCT ggatGGGATCTGCTGGCAGGTGCGGCAGCTCTACAGAGACATGGGTGGCCCGGGCCGCTTCCAGCTCCAAG CCCGAGGTGCCCGTGGGGCGATCGACGTGGTTGTTGGGGAGACGGACTACCGGAGCTTCGCCATCCTGTACCTGGAGCGGGCACGGCGGCTGTCGGTGAAGCTGTACAGTACGTCCACAT CCCGCTCGCTCCCTGTGAGCGACACAGTCCTGAGTGTGTTTGAGCAGCGGGTCCAGGGGGCCAACCTGACCGAGGACCACATCTTGTTTTTCCCTAAGTATG GTTTCTGTGAGGCTGCAGACCAGTTCCACGTCTTGGATG AAGTGAGCAGGTGA
- the LCN12 gene encoding epididymal-specific lipocalin-12 — MRPWCALCVALTLLRALEAQTPNPQATISSVVQSFREDQFQGEWFVLGLAGSDHRKADRSLLNPFTATFERNEKSRLEVSYAMTRGQRCVTWSYVLIPATQPGKFSVDNSGVPGADPEEVLVYDTDYTTFALMLSRRQSGSREILRVNLLCRTWAIQTQVLSKFVCLVRAQGLSDNNIVFPDLTGNKLLVGQGLDGGWASASGPQKPCGSPAGGHSLCSGSACGVLVAPKSSA; from the exons ATGAGGCCTTGGTGTGCCCTGTGTGTGGCACTCACCCTGCTGAGGGCCCTGGAGGCCCAGACCCCAAATCCCCAGGCAACCATCAGCTCAGTCGTGCAGAGCTTCCGAGAAGACCAG TTCCAGGGGGAGTGGTTTGTCCTTGGCCTGGCGGGCAGCGACCATAGGAAGGCAGATAGGTCCCTGCTGAACCCTTTCACCGCAACGTTTGAGCGAAATGAAAAAAGCCGCCTTGAAGTGTCGTACGCCATGACCCG GGGCCAGCGCTGTGTCACCTGGTCTTACGTGCTGATTCCAGCGACTCAACCTGGGAAATTCTCGGTGGACAACAGTGGGG TGCCCGGAGCAGACCCTGAGGAGGTGCTGGTGTACGACACTGACTATACCACCTTCGCCCTCATGCTCTCCAGACGCCAGTCGGGCAGCCGGGAGATCCTCAGGGTCAACCTGCTGT GCAGAACGTGGGCGATACAGACCCAGGTGCTGAGCAAGTTTGTCTGCTTGGTCAGAGCTCAGGGCCTCTCAGACAACAACATCGTCTTCCCAGACTTGACAGGTAACAAGCTCCtggtggggcagggcctggacgGAGGGTGGGCATCTGCCTCTGGGCCTCAGAAGCCCTGTGGGAGCCCAGCGGGTGGGCACAGCCTGTGCTCGGGGTCCGCATGTGGAGTGCTGGTGGCGCCCAAGAGTTCAGCCTGA
- the C8G gene encoding complement component C8 gamma chain isoform X3: protein MGGAAGQAEGCGLRPGAGWALRHGSRALPRSAGSRSDVQDEAEFMRSLAGAGDPGPGRRFEEGGGLTWTSWPGFLGSTGQWTLTWELAIPPSASPSPVMVTAAAMLPPRTVLLTLLLAAVSLGQRAQRPPRPLSPISTIQPKANFDAQQFAGTWLLVAVASSCRFLQEQGHRAEATALHLAPQGTAMIASTFQKLDGICWQVRQLYRDMGGPGRFQLQARGARGAIDVVVGETDYRSFAILYLERARRLSVKLYTRSLPVSDTVLSVFEQRVQGANLTEDHILFFPKYGFCEAADQFHVLDEVSR, encoded by the exons ATGGGCGGGGCTGCGGGCCAGGCAGAGGGTTGCGGTTTGAGACCCGGTGCCGGGTGGGCCCTGA GACATGGCTCCAGGGCCCTGCCACGAAGTGCAGGGTCGAGGTCAGATGTCCAGGATGAGGCTGAGTTCATGAGGAGCCTGGCAGGAGCCGGGGACCCTGGCCCAGGGCGGAGgtttgaggagggaggaggactgACGTGGACTTCCTGGCCAGGGTTCCTGGGCAGCACCGGACAGTGGACTCTGACCTGGGAATTGGCCATCCCGCCctcagcctcccccagccccgtcATGGTCACTGCCGCTGCCATGCTGCCCCCCAGGACTGTACTCTTGACTCTGCTCTTGGCCGCAGTCTCCCTGGGCCAGAGGGCTCAGAGACCCCCTCGGCCCCTGTCTCCCATCAGCACCATTCAGCCCAAGGCCAACTTCGACGCTCAGCAG TTTGCAGGGACGTGGCTCCTCGTGGCTGTGGCCTCCTCGTGCCGCTTCCTGCAGGAGCAAGGCCACCGGGCTGAGGCAACCGCATTGCACCTGGCTCCCCAGGGCACAGCCATGATTGCCAGCACCTTCCAAAAGCT ggatGGGATCTGCTGGCAGGTGCGGCAGCTCTACAGAGACATGGGTGGCCCGGGCCGCTTCCAGCTCCAAG CCCGAGGTGCCCGTGGGGCGATCGACGTGGTTGTTGGGGAGACGGACTACCGGAGCTTCGCCATCCTGTACCTGGAGCGGGCACGGCGGCTGTCGGTGAAGCTGTACA CCCGCTCGCTCCCTGTGAGCGACACAGTCCTGAGTGTGTTTGAGCAGCGGGTCCAGGGGGCCAACCTGACCGAGGACCACATCTTGTTTTTCCCTAAGTATG GTTTCTGTGAGGCTGCAGACCAGTTCCACGTCTTGGATG AAGTGAGCAGGTGA
- the C8G gene encoding complement component C8 gamma chain isoform X4 yields the protein MGGAAGQAEGCGLRPGAGWALRFLGSTGQWTLTWELAIPPSASPSPVMVTAAAMLPPRTVLLTLLLAAVSLGQRAQRPPRPLSPISTIQPKANFDAQQFAGTWLLVAVASSCRFLQEQGHRAEATALHLAPQGTAMIASTFQKLDGICWQVRQLYRDMGGPGRFQLQARGARGAIDVVVGETDYRSFAILYLERARRLSVKLYSLQTLSPEHPARRVCPTARSLPVSDTVLSVFEQRVQGANLTEDHILFFPKYGFCEAADQFHVLDEVSR from the exons ATGGGCGGGGCTGCGGGCCAGGCAGAGGGTTGCGGTTTGAGACCCGGTGCCGGGTGGGCCCTGA GGTTCCTGGGCAGCACCGGACAGTGGACTCTGACCTGGGAATTGGCCATCCCGCCctcagcctcccccagccccgtcATGGTCACTGCCGCTGCCATGCTGCCCCCCAGGACTGTACTCTTGACTCTGCTCTTGGCCGCAGTCTCCCTGGGCCAGAGGGCTCAGAGACCCCCTCGGCCCCTGTCTCCCATCAGCACCATTCAGCCCAAGGCCAACTTCGACGCTCAGCAG TTTGCAGGGACGTGGCTCCTCGTGGCTGTGGCCTCCTCGTGCCGCTTCCTGCAGGAGCAAGGCCACCGGGCTGAGGCAACCGCATTGCACCTGGCTCCCCAGGGCACAGCCATGATTGCCAGCACCTTCCAAAAGCT ggatGGGATCTGCTGGCAGGTGCGGCAGCTCTACAGAGACATGGGTGGCCCGGGCCGCTTCCAGCTCCAAG CCCGAGGTGCCCGTGGGGCGATCGACGTGGTTGTTGGGGAGACGGACTACCGGAGCTTCGCCATCCTGTACCTGGAGCGGGCACGGCGGCTGTCGGTGAAGCTGTACA GCCTGCAGACCCTGTCCCCAGAGCACCCTGCCCGCCGTGTGTGTCCCACAGCCCGCTCGCTCCCTGTGAGCGACACAGTCCTGAGTGTGTTTGAGCAGCGGGTCCAGGGGGCCAACCTGACCGAGGACCACATCTTGTTTTTCCCTAAGTATG GTTTCTGTGAGGCTGCAGACCAGTTCCACGTCTTGGATG AAGTGAGCAGGTGA